From a region of the Atribacterota bacterium genome:
- the rpmB gene encoding 50S ribosomal protein L28 — MAKCEICGKTAVFGHQISHSHKVSRRIWRPNIQKVRTLINGRVERVSVCTSCLKAGKVKKA, encoded by the coding sequence ATGGCCAAATGCGAAATCTGTGGAAAAACGGCGGTCTTTGGACACCAAATTAGTCACTCCCACAAAGTCAGCCGGCGAATTTGGCGTCCCAATATTCAAAAAGTAAGAACCCTTATTAACGGAAGGGTAGAGAGGGTTTCGGTGTGTACGTCCTGTCTCAAGGCAGGAAAAGTGAAAAAGGCATAG
- a CDS encoding zinc metallopeptidase, whose translation MFFLPFDYTFLLLIPALVLAFYAQGRVTNTYAFLSRKRAQAGLSGWQVAQELLNTLGLHLKVEEIPGSLTDHYDPSKGVLRLSSSVARGTSIADYGIVAHEIGHVMQKKEGYALFAFRSALVPVAGFGSQLALPLFFIGLIFVIRPLMDLGILFFSFAVLFQLATLPVEYDASRRAMVLLERTGLLGFEEKPLAQKMLSAAALTYVAAAAVAALQLLRLFLLRESRD comes from the coding sequence GTGTTTTTCCTTCCCTTTGATTATACGTTTTTGTTGCTGATTCCAGCTCTGGTGCTCGCCTTTTATGCTCAGGGTAGGGTGACGAACACCTATGCGTTCCTTTCTCGGAAGCGCGCCCAGGCTGGTCTTTCCGGATGGCAGGTGGCTCAGGAGTTGTTGAATACTTTAGGTCTACACCTTAAGGTGGAAGAAATTCCCGGTTCGCTCACCGACCACTATGACCCCAGTAAAGGTGTGCTTCGTCTGTCTTCTTCGGTGGCGCGGGGTACATCGATTGCTGACTACGGGATTGTGGCACATGAAATCGGACATGTGATGCAAAAGAAGGAAGGGTATGCGCTTTTTGCCTTTCGTTCTGCTCTGGTTCCAGTGGCTGGTTTTGGCTCCCAGCTCGCGTTACCACTCTTTTTTATCGGGTTGATCTTTGTCATTCGCCCGCTTATGGACCTGGGGATTCTCTTTTTCAGTTTCGCCGTACTGTTTCAGCTGGCTACACTCCCGGTAGAGTACGATGCAAGCCGAAGAGCGATGGTTCTTTTGGAGAGAACAGGTCTTTTGGGTTTCGAAGAAAAACCGCTGGCACAGAAAATGCTCAGCGCTGCAGCATTGACCTATGTGGCGGCCGCAGCCGTGGCCGCTTTGCAGTTACTCCGACTCTTTTTACTCCGGGAGAGTCGTGATTGA
- the def gene encoding peptide deformylase — protein sequence MIRTIERYGSEILRQKAQRVDHVDGAIRAILQDMKETMHAFSGVGLAGNQVRVPLRLITFIHPDTKEDLVLVNPELLWQSEEREVGEEGCLSVPEIYAKVERSRKITVRGLDEQGKEMVFEAEGFLARVLQHEIDHLDGVLFVDHLSPSRRLLLGNKLKKIARGNGE from the coding sequence ATGATCCGAACAATTGAACGATACGGGAGTGAAATCCTGAGGCAGAAGGCGCAACGAGTGGATCATGTGGATGGAGCGATTCGTGCCATTCTTCAGGATATGAAGGAAACAATGCATGCCTTTTCTGGAGTGGGGCTGGCCGGGAATCAGGTTAGAGTTCCGCTTCGCCTTATTACCTTCATTCATCCCGATACCAAAGAAGACCTAGTGCTGGTTAATCCAGAACTTCTATGGCAAAGCGAAGAGAGGGAGGTGGGTGAAGAAGGGTGCTTGAGTGTCCCTGAGATTTATGCCAAGGTAGAACGGAGCCGAAAAATAACGGTTCGAGGTCTCGATGAGCAAGGTAAAGAAATGGTTTTTGAAGCCGAGGGATTTTTGGCTCGTGTTCTGCAGCATGAAATCGACCATCTGGACGGGGTTCTTTTCGTGGACCACTTGAGTCCTTCACGGAGATTACTTTTGGGGAATAAGCTCAAAAAAATTGCCCGGGGTAATGGTGAATGA
- the coaBC gene encoding bifunctional phosphopantothenoylcysteine decarboxylase/phosphopantothenate--cysteine ligase CoaBC has product MIVYHPPYFFKGKKIALGVTGSIAAFKAVGLASYLTKAQAQVTVCMTEHARQLVGESTFEAITGNHVYSDLFARGGSIVHIALARESDVILIVPATANIIGKIAAGIADDLLSTLTLVEPQKVIVAPAMNVSMWKNPLVQENLDTLRRRGIRVIFPVSGLLACGEEGEGRLPELEELVEEIFYYLHVPRKLEGKKVLVTGGATREWIDPVRFISNPSSGFMGCALAAVAKAWGAEVRMILGVSSVRVPSSVAVERVETVLEMKEALERNFPLCDILFMSAAVSDFCPSSWSAAKIKKEHKTNLTLSLLPAPDLLEGLAQKKKNQIVVGFCAETENLLSEAKRKLGKKNLDMMVANLVEKGKSGFEVPTNKAWIVERNGQEIELPLLDKRELAEAIVTRLVSLL; this is encoded by the coding sequence ATGATTGTGTACCATCCTCCGTACTTCTTTAAAGGGAAAAAAATCGCTCTGGGCGTAACGGGGAGTATTGCGGCGTTTAAGGCGGTTGGTTTGGCCAGTTATTTAACGAAAGCTCAAGCTCAGGTAACGGTGTGTATGACTGAACATGCTCGGCAGCTTGTTGGAGAAAGCACCTTTGAAGCCATTACCGGGAATCATGTCTATAGTGACCTCTTTGCTCGGGGAGGAAGTATCGTCCATATCGCCTTGGCTCGGGAGAGCGATGTCATCCTCATCGTTCCTGCCACCGCCAATATCATTGGTAAAATTGCCGCAGGAATTGCTGATGACCTTCTCAGCACCCTTACCTTAGTTGAGCCTCAGAAAGTCATCGTTGCTCCAGCGATGAATGTGAGTATGTGGAAAAACCCTCTGGTCCAGGAAAACCTGGATACGCTCCGTAGACGAGGAATCCGGGTTATCTTCCCGGTTTCTGGACTTTTAGCCTGCGGAGAAGAAGGAGAAGGGAGATTGCCCGAGCTTGAGGAGCTGGTGGAAGAAATTTTTTATTATCTCCATGTGCCCCGAAAACTCGAAGGAAAGAAGGTTCTGGTTACGGGTGGCGCAACTCGAGAGTGGATTGATCCGGTGCGGTTCATTTCCAATCCCAGCAGTGGTTTCATGGGGTGTGCTCTGGCGGCAGTGGCAAAAGCCTGGGGGGCAGAGGTCAGAATGATTCTAGGTGTTTCTTCGGTCCGTGTGCCTTCTTCGGTGGCGGTGGAAAGGGTGGAAACTGTTTTAGAGATGAAAGAGGCGCTGGAACGGAATTTCCCTCTTTGTGATATCCTTTTCATGAGTGCAGCGGTATCGGATTTCTGTCCTTCTTCCTGGAGTGCAGCCAAGATAAAAAAAGAGCACAAGACGAATCTTACTCTTTCGCTTCTGCCTGCTCCGGACCTTCTTGAAGGCCTCGCTCAAAAGAAGAAAAACCAAATTGTGGTTGGATTCTGCGCAGAAACCGAAAATCTTCTTTCAGAGGCAAAAAGGAAACTCGGGAAAAAGAATCTGGATATGATGGTGGCGAATCTGGTTGAAAAGGGGAAGAGTGGTTTTGAAGTACCCACCAACAAGGCCTGGATTGTAGAGCGGAATGGTCAGGAAATCGAGTTGCCTCTTCTGGATAAAAGAGAACTTGCCGAAGCGATTGTCACCCGTCTTGTTTCTCTTTTGTGA
- the rpoZ gene encoding DNA-directed RNA polymerase subunit omega, producing MFSIDDLVRKVGNSYVAALVIAKRARQLNEGAIPLIELKEPHKPLFIALAELMADRFSFDFVEE from the coding sequence ATGTTCTCTATTGATGATTTGGTGCGCAAGGTTGGTAATTCTTACGTCGCAGCTCTTGTGATTGCCAAAAGAGCAAGACAGCTTAATGAAGGAGCGATACCTCTTATTGAACTTAAGGAACCTCATAAGCCACTGTTTATTGCGCTGGCGGAACTGATGGCCGATAGATTCTCCTTTGATTTTGTCGAAGAATGA
- the fmt gene encoding methionyl-tRNA formyltransferase, with translation MKVVFMGTSPFAVLVLEEMLKSNDFTIQTVVTKPACRAGRGQKIVPSPVCVKAQERGIPVMEPPRVNDPNSLEAFRVLLPDIVVVAAYGQILKRAILSLPHLGCVNVHASLLPRYRGADPIRWTLLNGDKESGVSLMLMDEGIDTGPLLAQRRVQIEEGDTYSSLLHKLGILGGKMVCEVLPLWAKGAITPFSQEGEVSYAPMITKEMAKISWEKEARIIVNQIRAFSLSPGAYTFFQERRVKILEGFLAGQEGNSLSPGTILDIEKKKGIVVQAGRGTVGIRTVQVEGRKPMSFWDFYCGYRLKVGDQFQ, from the coding sequence ATGAAGGTTGTTTTTATGGGTACCTCGCCCTTTGCAGTTTTGGTTCTTGAGGAGATGCTCAAAAGTAATGACTTTACCATCCAGACAGTTGTTACGAAACCAGCCTGCCGGGCTGGAAGAGGGCAAAAAATTGTGCCTTCACCGGTCTGTGTCAAGGCGCAAGAACGAGGAATCCCGGTTATGGAACCCCCTCGAGTCAACGATCCGAACTCGCTTGAGGCTTTTCGAGTTCTTCTTCCGGATATTGTGGTGGTGGCAGCCTACGGGCAGATTTTAAAACGGGCAATTCTTTCTCTTCCCCATCTTGGCTGTGTGAATGTGCATGCATCACTTTTACCCCGTTATCGAGGTGCTGACCCTATTCGATGGACTTTACTCAATGGAGATAAGGAGAGCGGGGTGAGCTTGATGCTTATGGATGAGGGGATTGATACTGGGCCTTTACTGGCTCAAAGAAGAGTCCAGATTGAAGAAGGTGACACGTATTCCTCTTTACTCCATAAACTGGGTATTTTGGGGGGGAAGATGGTTTGCGAAGTTCTTCCTCTTTGGGCGAAAGGGGCTATTACTCCCTTTTCACAGGAAGGCGAGGTTTCGTATGCCCCGATGATAACGAAAGAGATGGCCAAGATTTCGTGGGAAAAAGAAGCGCGGATCATCGTGAACCAGATACGGGCATTTTCCCTCTCTCCGGGGGCTTATACCTTCTTTCAAGAAAGGCGAGTTAAAATTCTGGAGGGGTTCCTTGCCGGTCAGGAAGGGAACTCTTTGTCGCCTGGCACGATATTGGACATTGAGAAGAAAAAGGGGATTGTAGTTCAGGCAGGAAGGGGTACGGTCGGCATCCGTACCGTCCAGGTGGAGGGCCGAAAACCCATGTCTTTCTGGGATTTTTATTGTGGATATCGACTGAAAGTTGGAGATCAGTTTCAATGA
- the recG gene encoding ATP-dependent DNA helicase RecG: MEVDQNNLVLKILNREKQKCDDTSVIGGFSSFLKNWFTQQGSEEALQFVPLLEAYPALGIGKKRELLAKIEDFLNGKVMVPSPTKLATKNSLLDLHQPVRYLKGVGPALEKKFHRLGIRTVEDLLCFFPRAYRDRGEMKPIAKLTGKSIETIQGVVVDHKRQHTRRGMLLKIVVRDDTGVVTLVCFNRDYLAQVLRKGIPVLLWGNFQRSSQGWETANFDFQIRDGHSVPFDRIIPVYSLTEGLNPKRLRSVLLFALDSFLPLVEDVLPVTIQKKYGFPSKREAIRELHCPSVWEEGLNSRRSRAHVALIFEEFLLFALSLKMRRLLMSRIQVEPCPAKVSLVEKFLQVLPFQLTGAQKRVYGEIVRDLTSGRVMNRLIQGDVGSGKTIVALLSALHVIGFGKQVAFMVPTEILAEQHYFRSRDLLASLGVRVKLLKGGTSKGKNALLEEIRAGAVDLVIGTHALLEEKVTFGNLGLVIVDEQHRFGVIQRARLKEKATIPHTLVMTATPIPRTLALTLYGDLDVSVVDEKPAGRKPVETVCFSLGERFKAYQRLRKKVEEGRQGYVVCPAIEESEEEISNVEEVLELLRLKWMAGFQVEMIHGRLPSREKEEIMRRFEKGEIQVLVATSVIEVGIDVPNASVMVIENAERFGLAQLHQLRGRIGRGSQESLCILLASLNGEDVRRRMEVMTSTNDGFRIAEEDLRLRGPGEFYGVRQHGVPEFKLANPLEDWPILEKAHREAESILLEDPGLRGKYALLKNAVERHFGRYLFLGEIS; encoded by the coding sequence ATGGAAGTGGACCAGAATAATCTCGTTTTGAAAATTCTCAATCGGGAAAAGCAGAAATGTGATGATACCTCCGTCATCGGCGGTTTTTCCTCTTTCCTGAAAAACTGGTTTACGCAGCAGGGGAGCGAAGAAGCCTTACAGTTTGTTCCGCTTCTTGAAGCATATCCTGCGCTGGGGATAGGCAAAAAAAGAGAACTTCTGGCCAAGATCGAGGATTTTCTGAATGGGAAAGTTATGGTGCCATCTCCGACCAAACTGGCTACCAAGAATTCGTTGCTTGACCTCCATCAGCCGGTGCGCTACCTCAAAGGAGTCGGTCCAGCTTTAGAGAAAAAGTTCCACCGTCTCGGGATTCGGACTGTAGAGGACCTCCTTTGTTTTTTCCCTCGAGCTTACCGGGACCGAGGTGAAATGAAGCCCATTGCAAAATTGACCGGGAAGTCCATAGAGACTATTCAGGGAGTGGTGGTTGACCATAAGCGACAGCATACCCGGAGGGGAATGCTTTTGAAGATTGTGGTACGGGACGACACCGGAGTGGTGACTCTGGTGTGTTTTAATCGGGATTACCTTGCTCAGGTTTTGCGTAAGGGGATACCAGTGCTTCTATGGGGCAATTTCCAACGCTCTTCGCAGGGATGGGAGACGGCCAACTTTGATTTTCAGATTCGAGATGGACATTCGGTGCCATTTGACCGCATCATTCCAGTTTACAGTCTCACCGAAGGGTTGAATCCAAAACGACTCCGATCTGTGCTCCTTTTTGCTCTGGACAGCTTTTTGCCCTTGGTGGAGGACGTATTACCGGTTACGATTCAAAAAAAATACGGTTTTCCTTCAAAAAGAGAAGCCATTCGTGAACTTCACTGTCCCAGTGTTTGGGAAGAAGGGCTGAATAGTCGTCGCAGTCGGGCACATGTTGCCCTCATTTTTGAAGAATTTTTGCTCTTTGCGTTGAGCCTCAAAATGAGACGTCTTCTTATGAGCCGGATTCAAGTTGAACCGTGTCCAGCAAAAGTCTCACTGGTAGAAAAGTTCCTCCAGGTACTGCCTTTTCAGCTCACTGGAGCGCAGAAGAGGGTTTATGGAGAAATTGTGCGTGACCTTACCAGCGGTAGGGTTATGAATCGCCTCATTCAGGGTGATGTTGGTTCGGGAAAAACGATTGTAGCCCTGCTCAGTGCTTTGCATGTCATTGGCTTTGGCAAACAGGTGGCTTTTATGGTTCCCACCGAAATTCTGGCGGAGCAGCACTATTTCCGTTCCAGAGACCTCTTGGCTTCTCTGGGGGTGCGGGTGAAATTGTTAAAGGGAGGAACAAGTAAAGGGAAGAACGCACTTCTTGAGGAAATCCGTGCGGGAGCAGTCGATCTGGTCATCGGTACCCATGCGCTCCTTGAAGAGAAGGTTACCTTTGGGAATCTGGGTTTGGTAATCGTCGACGAACAGCATCGTTTTGGAGTCATTCAGCGAGCGAGATTGAAAGAAAAAGCCACCATTCCCCATACCCTGGTTATGACTGCAACCCCTATTCCTCGCACTCTGGCCTTAACCCTTTATGGGGATCTCGATGTTTCGGTGGTCGACGAAAAGCCGGCCGGGAGAAAACCAGTGGAAACGGTCTGTTTTTCTCTGGGTGAACGCTTTAAGGCCTATCAGAGGTTGCGCAAAAAAGTTGAAGAAGGAAGACAGGGATACGTGGTATGTCCGGCCATTGAGGAGAGTGAGGAAGAAATAAGCAATGTCGAAGAAGTCCTGGAACTTTTACGATTGAAGTGGATGGCGGGGTTTCAAGTGGAAATGATTCATGGTCGCCTTCCTTCTCGAGAAAAGGAAGAAATCATGCGTCGCTTTGAAAAAGGTGAAATCCAGGTGTTGGTTGCCACTTCGGTTATTGAAGTTGGTATCGATGTTCCCAATGCCAGCGTCATGGTGATTGAAAATGCAGAGCGTTTTGGCCTTGCGCAACTCCACCAGTTACGAGGTCGTATAGGAAGAGGCTCGCAGGAAAGCCTGTGCATTCTTCTTGCTTCCCTCAACGGTGAAGACGTCCGTCGGAGGATGGAGGTCATGACTTCGACCAACGATGGTTTTCGAATTGCCGAAGAAGATTTGCGTCTTCGCGGTCCAGGAGAATTTTACGGAGTTCGACAGCATGGAGTTCCTGAGTTTAAACTGGCTAATCCGCTTGAGGATTGGCCAATCCTTGAAAAGGCCCATCGGGAAGCTGAATCGATCCTCCTTGAGGACCCCGGCCTGAGAGGGAAATACGCGCTTCTTAAGAATGCGGTGGAAAGGCATTTTGGAAGGTATCTTTTTCTGGGGGAAATTAGTTAG
- a CDS encoding PASTA domain-containing protein has product MRDRRKEDTLSLFARGVAYIFLFVLGLALSAYLSLVLFQWYLEGGTVVLPDFRSQDLIEVINNAARLGLQVEVKKLEYDPQTPLNLVLSQDPQPGSTVKRGSRIWVVVNGGGTIVGHGGGSSGGMAIVPDLREKNLEEVEMILREHGLQLGRVVEATHDRVPRGYVISQNPPPQSKIFQGEKVNLLVSKGSEAARDNAVVKVPDLVGLKLEEAKVLLAQEGLRVGTVEEIPAGERRAGIVVDQNPSSGEEVEVGQSINVWVSKGPSESAGSQVMSGAKELSLRFVLPDSRVPIEVKVVVSDELGERVLYEKTHQGGELVEFSAPTKGKGKVVIFLNGYYYWEKALE; this is encoded by the coding sequence GTGAGAGACCGGAGAAAAGAGGATACTTTGTCTTTGTTTGCCCGGGGTGTGGCGTATATTTTCCTTTTTGTCCTGGGGTTGGCCTTGAGTGCATATTTGAGTTTGGTGCTTTTCCAGTGGTACCTGGAAGGGGGTACGGTGGTGCTCCCAGACTTTCGAAGTCAGGACCTGATCGAAGTTATTAATAACGCGGCTCGGCTGGGTTTACAGGTGGAAGTAAAAAAACTGGAGTACGATCCCCAAACACCGTTGAATTTGGTGTTAAGTCAGGATCCTCAGCCAGGAAGCACGGTGAAAAGAGGGAGCCGAATTTGGGTGGTGGTGAATGGTGGGGGTACGATAGTTGGGCATGGTGGGGGTTCTTCAGGTGGTATGGCAATTGTTCCGGATCTACGAGAAAAGAATCTAGAGGAAGTCGAAATGATACTGCGTGAGCATGGATTACAATTAGGAAGGGTGGTTGAGGCAACCCATGACCGTGTTCCTCGTGGATATGTGATTTCTCAGAATCCACCTCCCCAAAGCAAGATTTTCCAGGGAGAAAAGGTGAATCTTCTCGTTAGCAAAGGAAGTGAAGCTGCACGGGATAACGCTGTGGTAAAAGTTCCTGACCTGGTCGGTCTGAAGCTTGAAGAGGCCAAAGTTCTTTTGGCTCAGGAAGGGCTTCGTGTTGGTACCGTGGAAGAAATACCAGCCGGAGAACGGCGGGCAGGGATTGTTGTTGACCAGAATCCTTCGTCTGGAGAGGAAGTGGAGGTAGGGCAAAGTATCAATGTATGGGTTAGCAAGGGTCCCTCAGAATCAGCTGGTTCTCAGGTGATGTCTGGGGCGAAGGAGTTGAGTTTGCGCTTTGTGTTGCCTGATTCTCGAGTTCCTATTGAGGTGAAGGTTGTGGTCAGTGATGAACTGGGGGAAAGGGTACTCTACGAGAAAACCCATCAGGGAGGGGAGCTGGTCGAGTTTTCTGCTCCCACGAAAGGCAAGGGAAAGGTGGTTATTTTCCTCAACGGCTACTATTATTGGGAAAAGGCTTTGGAGTAA
- a CDS encoding transcription antitermination factor NusB has protein sequence MSERYRLDAVSILNRFYQRKICFLEEGYNGFFARRLYSPRERSLLVSVVRGTVKTKAHLEGILRGHLPKWERLPLAIQNLLRLALFQMIFHSGIPVFATVHEWVEVTKSLPNREFVPLVNAVLRKVGEEIPNYREKALEWGMILPDWIEEEWKALFPEDQAEIKRSLMLPPETHVRVNTLRIGKDALRKRLEHYGMLVEEIPGLPFTLRVEGESSVLFTIPEWQEGLFYLQDVGSQVVTMLCNPSAGERIVDLCCGVGGKSTAFAQLMGDRGEIFAWDWDSKKIEVLRHFISRMGIKSIVPAVVDGFKPPEEFLESADRVFLDAPCSGLGTLRRHPEVLERTDQNTVRALAEKQLNLLLSASRLVKRGGIILYCVCALSMEETEGVVRKFEEQMRGEFERISERVMDGEGTAFSHFSLVSDGGIFILPHRMRNDGFFVAIWKKK, from the coding sequence TTGAGCGAACGATATCGCCTCGACGCGGTCTCGATTCTCAACCGGTTTTATCAGAGGAAGATTTGTTTCTTGGAAGAGGGATACAATGGGTTTTTTGCCAGACGTTTGTATTCCCCTCGAGAGCGGAGTCTTCTGGTAAGTGTGGTGCGGGGAACGGTGAAAACCAAGGCACACCTTGAAGGGATCCTTCGTGGCCATTTACCGAAATGGGAACGGCTGCCTCTGGCGATTCAGAATCTTCTTCGGTTGGCTCTGTTTCAGATGATTTTTCATTCGGGAATTCCGGTTTTCGCCACGGTTCATGAATGGGTGGAAGTAACCAAAAGTTTGCCAAATAGGGAATTTGTTCCTCTGGTGAACGCCGTTCTGAGGAAAGTTGGAGAAGAGATTCCCAACTATCGGGAAAAAGCGCTGGAGTGGGGCATGATACTGCCAGACTGGATAGAGGAGGAATGGAAAGCGCTTTTTCCAGAAGACCAAGCGGAAATCAAACGTTCTTTGATGCTCCCCCCTGAAACCCATGTTCGGGTGAATACCCTCCGTATCGGAAAAGATGCACTTCGAAAGCGGCTTGAGCACTATGGCATGCTGGTGGAAGAGATTCCCGGTCTCCCTTTCACCCTTCGAGTAGAGGGGGAATCGTCAGTCTTGTTTACCATTCCGGAGTGGCAAGAAGGACTTTTCTATCTCCAGGATGTGGGTTCGCAGGTGGTGACGATGCTCTGTAATCCCTCTGCTGGGGAGAGAATTGTGGATCTTTGTTGTGGGGTAGGAGGGAAATCGACGGCTTTTGCCCAACTGATGGGGGATCGGGGTGAAATTTTTGCCTGGGACTGGGACTCCAAAAAAATTGAGGTATTACGACATTTCATCTCCCGTATGGGAATAAAGAGTATTGTTCCAGCGGTCGTGGATGGATTCAAACCACCTGAGGAGTTTTTGGAGAGTGCTGACCGGGTTTTTCTCGATGCTCCCTGTTCCGGTTTGGGAACGTTACGCCGACATCCTGAGGTTTTAGAAAGAACGGACCAAAATACGGTCAGGGCATTGGCTGAAAAGCAACTGAATTTGTTGTTGTCGGCTTCTCGTTTAGTAAAAAGAGGAGGTATAATACTATATTGTGTTTGTGCTCTGAGCATGGAAGAGACCGAGGGTGTGGTGAGGAAGTTTGAGGAACAAATGAGAGGCGAATTTGAAAGAATTTCGGAACGAGTGATGGATGGCGAAGGAACAGCTTTTTCCCATTTCAGTCTGGTGAGCGATGGAGGTATCTTTATCCTCCCTCACCGGATGAGGAATGACGGATTTTTCGTAGCGATATGGAAGAAAAAGTGA
- the rpe gene encoding ribulose-phosphate 3-epimerase → MAKLAPSILSCDFSRLREELLLAKEGGAEVIHIDVMDGHFVPNLTFGPLMVEAVRKILPEAILDVHLMISNPRSYIRDFAQAGADMLSFHVEAVEDFDAVIHEVEKQALKPGVALCPGTPLSTIDHVLERLAFVLLLTVNPGFGGQKFLAGMEEKIVVLRRKIREKGLSTDVEIDGGVNEQNITFLASRGASIIVAGSLIFARKAEIRERVRRLSEMIQAF, encoded by the coding sequence ATGGCAAAACTGGCACCTTCGATTCTATCCTGTGATTTTTCTCGTCTCCGCGAAGAGCTCCTTTTGGCAAAAGAGGGAGGAGCAGAGGTGATTCACATCGATGTGATGGATGGGCATTTCGTTCCTAATCTGACCTTTGGACCCTTGATGGTTGAAGCTGTGCGCAAAATTCTTCCTGAAGCCATCCTCGATGTGCACCTCATGATTTCCAATCCTCGTTCGTACATCAGAGATTTTGCTCAGGCTGGAGCCGACATGCTCAGTTTCCATGTGGAAGCGGTGGAGGATTTTGACGCTGTCATTCACGAAGTCGAAAAACAGGCATTGAAACCTGGTGTAGCGCTTTGTCCAGGAACACCCCTCAGTACGATTGACCATGTTCTGGAAAGACTGGCTTTTGTGCTCCTACTTACGGTGAACCCAGGATTTGGAGGACAGAAGTTCCTCGCTGGGATGGAGGAAAAGATTGTGGTTCTGAGAAGGAAGATTCGAGAGAAAGGGCTCTCCACCGACGTTGAAATTGATGGAGGCGTTAACGAACAAAACATCACCTTTTTAGCTTCTCGAGGGGCTTCTATCATCGTTGCAGGGTCTCTCATTTTTGCTCGTAAGGCAGAGATTCGAGAACGAGTGCGGCGGCTTTCAGAAATGATCCAGGCTTTTTAA
- a CDS encoding YicC/YloC family endoribonuclease codes for MKSMTGFGYAEGMGELGFYQVYLKSVNHRFLEINLRLPRELLGWEERINAALRKVASRGKLELRVDFEPREEAFAIEVNTVLAQAYLEALKRLSAELSLPFEPRLELLFQIGEFIHLKKGESVWGREWDSFLPIFEAAMTGFLTYREVEGEKLREDLLTQLEELERLIQEIEKEAGMIREYYREKLSQRLQEAMPQSKIDEVVLAQEVVFYVDRSDINEEVVRLKAHISRARKVLLAKDLVGRELEFILQEMHREINTIGSKSSGVLLSSLVLDMKTTLEKMWEQAHNVE; via the coding sequence ATGAAGAGCATGACCGGGTTTGGATATGCCGAAGGGATGGGAGAACTTGGTTTCTATCAAGTGTACCTGAAAAGTGTCAATCACCGCTTTCTGGAAATCAACCTGCGTTTGCCTCGGGAACTTCTGGGATGGGAGGAGCGGATTAACGCTGCACTGAGAAAAGTTGCTTCTCGAGGGAAACTGGAACTCAGGGTCGATTTTGAGCCTAGGGAAGAGGCCTTTGCCATTGAAGTGAATACAGTACTGGCTCAAGCGTATCTTGAGGCTTTGAAAAGACTGAGCGCAGAACTTTCTTTGCCATTTGAGCCTCGTTTGGAGTTGTTATTTCAGATTGGTGAGTTTATTCATCTGAAAAAGGGGGAGAGTGTGTGGGGTAGGGAGTGGGATTCTTTCTTGCCCATTTTTGAAGCGGCGATGACTGGTTTTCTTACCTATCGGGAGGTGGAAGGGGAAAAACTCCGGGAAGATCTTTTGACTCAGCTTGAAGAGCTGGAGCGGTTGATCCAGGAGATAGAAAAAGAAGCTGGAATGATTAGGGAATACTATCGGGAGAAACTTTCTCAGCGACTTCAGGAAGCGATGCCCCAGTCCAAAATCGATGAGGTGGTGTTGGCACAGGAAGTCGTTTTTTACGTGGATCGGAGTGATATCAATGAAGAGGTGGTAAGGCTGAAAGCGCATATAAGCCGGGCACGGAAAGTGCTTCTTGCAAAAGACCTCGTAGGGAGGGAACTGGAATTTATCCTCCAGGAAATGCATCGGGAAATCAATACCATCGGTTCCAAGTCGAGTGGCGTATTGCTCTCGTCCTTGGTGTTGGACATGAAGACCACGTTGGAAAAAATGTGGGAACAGGCGCACAACGTAGAGTAA
- the gmk gene encoding guanylate kinase, with protein sequence MSGLLFVLSGPSGVGKSTIRREVMKLCPGLRYSISCTTRSPRVNEVEGADYHFVDLPTFEKMRDQGEFIEWAKVHGNYYGTPRGPLESWWQEGFDVILEIDVQGAKQVKAVFPRGIFVFIAPPSLRILEERLRGRRSDVEDDILLRMTNAHLEMRSIRDYNYLIINDVLEKAVDQFRAIIIAERCRIRE encoded by the coding sequence ATGTCGGGGCTTCTTTTTGTCCTTTCTGGACCTTCGGGAGTAGGAAAAAGCACCATCAGAAGGGAGGTCATGAAGCTGTGTCCGGGGTTACGATACTCGATTTCCTGTACGACACGCTCACCGCGAGTCAACGAGGTGGAAGGTGCTGACTACCATTTCGTGGATCTTCCTACCTTTGAGAAAATGAGGGATCAAGGGGAGTTTATTGAGTGGGCGAAGGTACACGGGAACTATTACGGCACTCCTCGCGGTCCTCTGGAATCCTGGTGGCAGGAAGGTTTTGATGTCATCTTGGAGATCGATGTCCAGGGGGCGAAGCAGGTTAAAGCAGTTTTTCCACGGGGAATTTTTGTTTTCATTGCTCCTCCGTCTTTGCGTATTCTGGAAGAGCGATTGCGGGGAAGACGCTCCGATGTAGAAGATGATATCTTGCTGCGCATGACCAACGCCCATCTTGAAATGCGGTCCATTCGGGACTACAATTACTTAATTATTAACGATGTTTTGGAAAAAGCGGTGGATCAATTTCGGGCCATTATTATTGCAGAGCGATGTCGGATCAGAGAATAG